One genomic region from Streptomyces sp. NBC_00582 encodes:
- a CDS encoding pectate lyase family protein: MRTQQCHGRVIAALVGCTALVLSVTGTASAHAGPRDLGRQVLAANDGWASYGTGTTGGSAADAEHVYTVTTWAEFKAALAAGGSAPKIIKVKGVIDAVAEGCDAFAAPGYDFDAYLATYSPEVWGLDTDLSAEPADSPEGLRRVSQANQDTAIKAAVPSNTTIVGIGRNAGFKGVSLQIKAVDNVIIRNLSFESPIDCFPQWDPTDGTHGNWNSEYDTAVVYGATHVWLDHNTFTDGSHPDSAAPTYFGMLYQQHDGELDIVRGADHVTASWNVFTDHDKTILIGNSDSESTAAGDRGHLKVTFHHNLFSNLVERAPRVRFGQVDSYNNHFVANGDYSYSFGIGKESQLVAEHNAFTLPEGVSAAKVLKRWNVSPLTADDNYVNGTATDLIAVHNAEIPAEVLQSGAGWTPTLRTKVDPARSVPRIVDCGAGAGRLS; the protein is encoded by the coding sequence GTGCGTACACAGCAATGTCATGGACGCGTCATCGCTGCCCTGGTGGGGTGCACCGCTCTGGTGCTGTCCGTCACCGGCACCGCCTCCGCCCACGCCGGCCCGCGCGACCTCGGCCGGCAGGTCCTGGCCGCGAACGACGGCTGGGCCTCGTACGGGACGGGCACCACGGGCGGCTCGGCCGCCGACGCCGAGCACGTCTACACCGTCACCACCTGGGCGGAGTTCAAGGCCGCCCTCGCGGCCGGCGGCTCCGCCCCGAAGATCATCAAGGTGAAGGGCGTCATCGACGCCGTCGCCGAGGGCTGCGACGCCTTCGCCGCGCCCGGCTACGACTTCGACGCCTACCTCGCCACGTACTCCCCGGAGGTCTGGGGCCTGGACACCGACCTCAGCGCCGAGCCCGCCGACAGCCCGGAGGGGCTGCGCCGCGTCTCGCAGGCCAACCAGGACACGGCCATCAAGGCGGCCGTCCCCTCCAACACCACCATCGTCGGCATCGGCCGCAACGCCGGGTTCAAGGGCGTCAGCCTCCAGATCAAGGCCGTCGACAACGTGATCATCCGGAACCTGTCCTTCGAGTCGCCGATCGACTGCTTCCCGCAGTGGGACCCCACCGACGGCACCCACGGCAACTGGAACTCCGAGTACGACACCGCCGTCGTCTACGGCGCCACCCATGTGTGGCTGGACCACAACACCTTCACCGACGGCTCCCATCCGGACAGCGCCGCCCCCACCTACTTCGGGATGCTCTACCAGCAGCACGACGGCGAGCTGGACATCGTCCGCGGCGCCGACCACGTCACCGCCTCCTGGAACGTCTTCACCGACCACGACAAGACGATCCTGATCGGCAACAGCGACAGCGAGTCGACCGCGGCGGGCGACCGGGGCCACCTGAAGGTGACCTTCCACCACAACCTGTTCTCGAACCTGGTCGAGCGCGCGCCCCGGGTCCGCTTCGGCCAGGTCGACTCCTACAACAACCACTTCGTCGCCAACGGCGACTACTCCTACAGCTTCGGCATCGGCAAGGAGTCCCAGCTCGTCGCCGAGCACAACGCGTTCACCCTGCCCGAGGGGGTCAGCGCCGCGAAGGTGCTCAAGCGCTGGAACGTCTCCCCGCTCACCGCCGACGACAACTACGTCAACGGCACCGCCACCGATCTGATCGCCGTCCACAACGCGGAGATCCCCGCCGAGGTCCTCCAGTCCGGCGCCGGCTGGACCCCGACGCTGCGCACCAAGGTCGACCCCGCCCGGTCCGTGCCCCGCATCGTCGACTGCGGCGCGGGCGCCGGACGCCTTAGCTGA
- a CDS encoding pectinesterase family protein, which translates to MHSLSRRRFLAATGGTVAALGLAAPPARATGRRGPFGRHGSPAARLTPQTLYVDPLGRGDFTTVRDAVAATTGSGWTLVLAAGVYRETVLLDATRTEATWIGAPEDPRAVVIVYDNAAGTPKPGGGTYGTTGSATTTLQGDGFTARWITFANDWLRADHPDITGTQAVAVKVQGDRSAFHHCRFLGHQDTLYADSMSLAVFARQYYAHCYAEGDVDFVFGRATAVYEQCHFRTLNRSDLAAAPYGFAFAPSTAGANPRGYLVTRGRVSSEAPDASYKLARPWVPSSDTTARPSLVVRDTHLGPGIDAVAPYTNMSASFPWQNQRFAEYRNTGPGAEITVPENRPQLTDDQAASATRAAYLGDWEPWKGEC; encoded by the coding sequence ATGCACTCCCTTTCGAGAAGGCGGTTCCTCGCCGCGACCGGCGGCACCGTGGCCGCCCTGGGCCTGGCCGCCCCGCCCGCACGGGCCACCGGCAGACGCGGCCCCTTCGGCCGCCACGGCAGCCCGGCCGCCCGCCTCACCCCCCAGACCCTCTACGTCGACCCGCTCGGCCGGGGCGACTTCACCACCGTCCGCGACGCCGTCGCCGCCACCACCGGCAGTGGCTGGACCCTCGTCCTCGCCGCCGGCGTCTACCGTGAGACGGTCCTTCTCGACGCCACCCGCACCGAGGCCACCTGGATCGGCGCCCCCGAGGACCCCCGGGCCGTCGTCATCGTCTACGACAACGCGGCCGGCACCCCCAAACCCGGCGGCGGCACCTACGGCACCACCGGCTCGGCCACCACCACCCTGCAGGGCGACGGCTTCACCGCCCGCTGGATCACCTTCGCCAACGACTGGCTGCGCGCCGACCACCCCGACATCACCGGCACCCAGGCCGTCGCCGTCAAGGTCCAGGGCGACCGCTCCGCCTTCCACCACTGCCGCTTCCTCGGCCACCAGGACACCCTGTACGCGGACTCGATGTCCCTGGCCGTCTTCGCCCGGCAGTACTACGCCCACTGCTATGCCGAAGGAGACGTCGACTTCGTCTTCGGCCGGGCCACCGCCGTCTACGAGCAGTGCCACTTCCGCACCCTGAACCGCAGCGACCTGGCCGCCGCCCCCTACGGGTTCGCCTTCGCCCCCTCCACCGCGGGCGCCAACCCCCGCGGCTACCTCGTGACCCGCGGCCGCGTCAGCAGCGAGGCCCCCGACGCCTCCTACAAGCTGGCCCGCCCCTGGGTTCCCAGCTCCGACACCACCGCCCGCCCGTCCCTGGTCGTCCGGGACACCCACCTCGGACCCGGCATCGACGCGGTCGCCCCCTACACCAACATGTCGGCCTCCTTCCCCTGGCAGAACCAGCGGTTCGCCGAGTACCGCAACACCGGCCCCGGCGCCGAGATCACCGTCCCCGAGAACCGGCCCCAGCTCACCGACGACCAGGCCGCGTCGGCGACCCGCGCCGCGTACCTCGGCGACTGGGAACCCTGGAAGGGGGAGTGCTGA
- a CDS encoding pectinesterase family protein — translation MRRRTLLAGLTSAALLPAAPALAHSRRVLHLRPGDSVQAAVDAVTGPGWTLVVHPGTYREVVNVPEEKAELTIRGASRDPRAAVIVFDHANGTPKPDGSGTYGTAGSATFTSAAPGLTVRDLTLANDWLRADHPDITGTQAVAAYVTGDRSHFENVRLLAHQDTLFADTTALDAFDRQYYRHCHIEGDVDFVFGRARAVFDGCRFHTLQRDVAFTPKGMVFAPSTARANPYGFLALRSRITSGAEDAAYKIARPWVPSYETTAWPSLVVRDTWIGPGIDAAAPYTNMRDAYPWQTMRFREYANSGPGAVVTVPETRPQLTAEEAAIHTRRTYLGDWRPYERRP, via the coding sequence CTGCGCAGACGCACCCTCCTCGCCGGGCTGACCTCTGCCGCCCTGCTCCCCGCCGCTCCCGCCCTCGCCCACTCCCGGCGGGTCCTGCACCTCCGCCCCGGCGACTCCGTCCAGGCGGCCGTGGACGCGGTCACCGGCCCCGGCTGGACGCTCGTCGTGCACCCGGGGACGTATCGTGAGGTCGTCAACGTGCCTGAGGAGAAGGCGGAGTTGACGATCCGGGGCGCGAGCCGCGATCCCCGCGCCGCGGTGATCGTCTTCGACCACGCCAACGGGACGCCCAAGCCGGACGGCTCCGGCACCTACGGCACGGCGGGCTCCGCCACCTTCACCTCCGCCGCCCCCGGCCTCACCGTCCGCGACCTCACCCTCGCCAACGACTGGCTGCGCGCCGACCACCCGGACATCACCGGCACCCAGGCCGTCGCCGCGTACGTCACCGGCGACCGCAGCCACTTCGAGAACGTCCGCCTCCTCGCCCACCAGGACACCCTCTTCGCGGACACCACCGCGCTGGACGCCTTCGACCGGCAGTACTACCGCCACTGCCACATCGAGGGAGACGTCGACTTCGTCTTCGGGCGGGCCCGCGCCGTGTTCGACGGCTGCCGCTTCCACACGTTGCAGCGGGACGTCGCCTTCACCCCCAAGGGCATGGTCTTCGCCCCCTCCACCGCCCGGGCCAACCCCTACGGCTTCCTCGCCCTCCGCTCCCGGATCACCTCCGGGGCCGAGGACGCGGCGTACAAGATCGCCCGGCCCTGGGTGCCGTCGTACGAGACGACCGCCTGGCCCTCCCTGGTCGTCCGGGACACCTGGATCGGCCCCGGCATCGACGCGGCCGCCCCCTACACCAACATGCGGGACGCCTACCCCTGGCAGACCATGCGCTTCCGCGAGTACGCCAACTCCGGCCCCGGCGCGGTCGTCACGGTGCCGGAGACGCGCCCGCAGCTCACGGCCGAGGAGGCGGCCATCCACACCCGGCGGACCTACCTCGGGGACTGGAGGCCGTATGAACGGCGCCCGTGA
- a CDS encoding dienelactone hydrolase family protein, with protein MNGARDPVGRRAFVTGAGAAVLAGGGAGRAAAATGPAEAGAGTAETTSAAAEASAGTAETAVVEGPLPDFHPALTAALTFPLAWGTSPIRDFRAWRRAARAQVDELLIVDREDGTPYAPEWGTPVQRDGYRGQSVTLSLTRYERVRAVLLTPDGPGPFPAVLLLHDHGATFDIGKEKLVRPWDDDVRLASARGWAEKYFSGRFVGDELAGRGYVVLCADALGWGDRGPLAHDQQQALASNFYNLGSSLAGLMAREDARAAGFLAGLDQVDARRVAAVGFSMGAYRAWQTAALTDAVRATACVCWMTGLKEMMVPGNNTLRGQSSYYMLHPGLPRFLDFPDVASIAAPRPMLFFSGALDPLFPTDGVRTAHEKLRAVWRSRRAEERLRLKTWPDLGHVFVDRMQDEVFDWLDRVL; from the coding sequence ATGAACGGCGCCCGTGACCCCGTGGGACGGCGCGCCTTCGTGACCGGCGCGGGGGCGGCCGTCCTGGCCGGGGGCGGAGCGGGCCGTGCGGCGGCGGCCACGGGCCCGGCCGAGGCCGGCGCCGGTACGGCCGAGACGACCTCGGCCGCCGCCGAAGCGAGCGCCGGTACGGCCGAGACAGCCGTCGTCGAAGGTCCCCTCCCCGACTTCCACCCCGCGCTCACCGCCGCGCTCACCTTCCCCCTCGCCTGGGGCACCTCCCCGATCCGCGACTTCCGCGCCTGGCGCAGGGCCGCCCGCGCCCAGGTCGACGAACTGCTGATCGTCGACCGCGAGGACGGTACCCCGTACGCCCCCGAGTGGGGCACCCCCGTCCAGCGGGACGGCTACCGCGGCCAGTCGGTCACCCTCTCCCTCACCCGGTACGAACGCGTCCGCGCCGTCCTGCTCACCCCCGACGGGCCGGGCCCCTTCCCGGCGGTGCTGCTCCTGCACGACCACGGGGCGACGTTCGACATCGGCAAGGAGAAGCTGGTCCGGCCCTGGGACGACGACGTGCGGCTGGCCTCGGCGCGCGGCTGGGCGGAGAAGTACTTCAGCGGGCGGTTCGTCGGCGACGAACTGGCCGGGCGCGGGTACGTGGTGCTGTGCGCGGACGCCCTCGGCTGGGGCGACCGCGGACCCCTCGCCCACGACCAGCAGCAGGCCCTCGCCTCGAACTTCTACAACCTGGGCTCCTCGCTCGCCGGCCTCATGGCCCGCGAGGACGCCCGGGCCGCCGGTTTCCTCGCCGGGCTCGACCAGGTGGACGCCCGCCGGGTCGCAGCCGTCGGCTTCTCGATGGGGGCCTACCGCGCCTGGCAGACCGCGGCCCTCACCGACGCGGTGCGCGCCACCGCCTGCGTCTGCTGGATGACCGGCCTGAAAGAGATGATGGTGCCCGGCAACAACACCCTGCGCGGGCAGTCGTCCTATTACATGCTCCACCCGGGACTGCCCCGGTTCCTCGACTTCCCCGACGTGGCGAGCATCGCCGCACCCCGGCCGATGCTCTTCTTCTCCGGCGCCCTGGACCCGCTCTTCCCCACGGACGGCGTCCGCACCGCCCACGAGAAACTGCGCGCCGTCTGGCGCTCCCGCCGCGCCGAGGAGCGGTTGCGTCTGAAGACCTGGCCCGACCTCGGCCATGTCTTCGTCGACCGCATGCAGGACGAGGTCTTCGACTGGCTCGACCGCGTCCTGTGA
- a CDS encoding right-handed parallel beta-helix repeat-containing protein produces the protein MSRRTALTALAALSLSAGLAVALPTPAQAATVVVSNSTDLSNAVKNATAGTVIQVRGGTYYPTATLQSTANGTSSSPVTLTAYGSETVKIDGSSLPDGDWIFKLTADYWNVSNITFQNSPDSAVVCQSCTGTVWNNIKTINGGDSGFTLTGDGTVNNTVRNIDAYGNYDAANHGENADGIAVKFGSGTGNLITGARLYNNADDGIDFWSFSSPVTVEHTWSFGNGVNRWSDSAFAGDGNGYKLGGDGEVVAHVVNNSAAWGNAGNGFTENSNTGAIVINRTTAYANSKWGYYFATSSAKLGKNLAVGNGGGSVNKGSSVTSAGNNWDSGISTPAFRSTDASTTYNARSSSGTLPATTFLTTGSTTIGATMD, from the coding sequence ATGTCTCGTCGCACCGCTCTCACCGCCCTCGCGGCGCTGTCCCTGAGCGCCGGACTCGCCGTGGCCCTGCCCACCCCGGCGCAGGCCGCCACCGTGGTCGTCAGCAACTCCACCGACCTGTCCAACGCCGTCAAGAACGCCACCGCGGGCACGGTCATCCAGGTCAGGGGCGGCACCTACTACCCCACCGCCACCCTCCAGTCCACGGCCAACGGCACCTCCTCCTCGCCGGTCACGCTCACCGCGTACGGCTCGGAGACGGTGAAGATCGACGGTTCCTCGCTGCCCGACGGCGACTGGATCTTCAAGCTGACCGCGGACTACTGGAACGTCTCCAACATCACCTTCCAGAACTCCCCGGACAGCGCGGTCGTCTGCCAGTCCTGCACCGGCACGGTCTGGAACAACATCAAGACCATCAACGGCGGCGACTCCGGCTTCACCCTCACCGGGGACGGCACGGTCAACAACACCGTCAGGAACATCGACGCCTACGGCAACTACGACGCCGCCAACCACGGCGAGAACGCCGACGGGATCGCCGTCAAGTTCGGCTCCGGCACCGGCAACCTCATCACCGGGGCCCGCCTCTACAACAACGCGGACGACGGGATCGACTTCTGGTCCTTCTCCTCGCCCGTCACCGTCGAGCACACCTGGTCCTTCGGCAACGGCGTCAACCGCTGGTCCGACTCCGCCTTCGCGGGCGACGGCAACGGCTACAAGCTGGGCGGCGACGGCGAGGTCGTCGCCCACGTCGTCAACAACTCGGCCGCCTGGGGCAACGCCGGCAACGGCTTCACCGAGAACTCCAACACCGGGGCGATCGTCATCAACCGCACCACCGCCTACGCCAACAGCAAGTGGGGCTACTACTTCGCCACCAGCTCCGCCAAGCTCGGCAAGAACCTCGCCGTGGGCAACGGCGGAGGCTCGGTCAACAAGGGCTCGTCGGTCACCTCGGCCGGCAACAACTGGGACAGCGGCATCTCTACGCCCGCCTTCCGGTCGACGGACGCCTCGACGACGTACAACGCCCGCAGTTCGAGCGGCACCCTGCCCGCCACCACGTTCCTGACGACGGGTTCGACCACGATCGGAGCCACGATGGACTGA
- a CDS encoding HAD family acid phosphatase, which yields MHKPLRIAAVAAACAVAGAALYGAGAATAGQDTANSTHEPYNIGLLVKDIDTYYGTTADANGVYQASPTSPYAKDLAAIDKAARKYIDQAARKARHHGEKPAVVFDIDDTLLLSLDYEKKTNYTYNSATWAEYVARADRPAVFGSPELVQYAKSKGVEVFYNSGLKESQRVSAVENLKKIGADVNLDAGHMFLKDAANPPSYLSACATANNWTCTTVQYKAGTRKHIEQDLGYEIIANFGDQYSDLEGGYADRKYKLPNPTYFVS from the coding sequence ATGCATAAGCCATTGCGCATCGCGGCCGTCGCGGCCGCCTGTGCCGTCGCCGGTGCCGCCCTCTACGGCGCCGGCGCGGCCACGGCCGGCCAGGACACGGCCAACTCGACGCACGAGCCCTACAACATCGGGCTCCTGGTGAAGGACATCGACACCTACTACGGCACCACGGCGGACGCCAACGGCGTCTACCAGGCGTCGCCGACCAGCCCGTACGCCAAGGACCTCGCGGCGATCGACAAGGCCGCGCGGAAGTACATCGACCAGGCGGCCCGCAAGGCCCGCCACCACGGCGAGAAGCCCGCGGTCGTCTTCGACATCGACGACACGCTGCTGCTCAGCCTCGACTACGAGAAGAAGACCAACTACACCTACAACTCCGCCACCTGGGCCGAGTACGTGGCGAGGGCGGACCGTCCGGCGGTCTTCGGCAGCCCGGAGCTCGTGCAGTACGCGAAGTCGAAGGGCGTCGAGGTCTTCTACAACTCGGGCCTGAAGGAATCCCAGCGCGTCTCGGCCGTCGAGAACCTGAAGAAGATCGGCGCCGACGTGAACCTCGACGCCGGCCACATGTTCCTCAAGGACGCGGCCAACCCGCCGTCCTACCTGAGCGCCTGCGCCACCGCGAACAACTGGACCTGCACCACCGTCCAGTACAAGGCGGGCACCCGCAAGCACATCGAGCAGGACCTCGGGTACGAGATCATCGCCAACTTCGGCGACCAGTACTCGGACCTCGAGGGCGGCTACGCCGACCGGAAGTACAAGCTGCCGAACCCGACGTACTTCGTCAGCTGA
- a CDS encoding right-handed parallel beta-helix repeat-containing protein → MRLSTGRHRRTRTLSIAAAVALSAGGGGVYLGLSGGGARAASSIVTVSTTAQLESAVKNAVAGTLIQVRGGTYYPTATLKSTASGTSSSRITLQAHGGEKVKIDGSKLPAGSWLAGIYGSYWTVQNLTFQTSPAQGFVVTSSTGGVFKNLVTANNGDSGFTLRGDNTVDNLVQNLDSHGNYDAAGHGQNADGIAVKFGSGSGNRITGARLYDNSDDGLDLWQFSTPVTIDHSWAFGNGRNRWSDSAFEGNGNGFKLGGGGVAVAHVVNNSAAWDNTLNGFTENSNNGAIILHRDTAYSNGEAGFYFATGKARLARNLAAGNKGGLSKLGSSAVSAANNWDSGVATPTFLSTNAGSAYGARKSDGSLPATTFLTTGSTTIGSTMN, encoded by the coding sequence GTGCGTTTGAGCACCGGACGCCACCGCAGGACGCGCACCCTCTCGATCGCCGCCGCCGTGGCGCTCTCCGCGGGGGGCGGCGGGGTGTACCTCGGTCTGTCGGGCGGCGGAGCCCGGGCCGCGTCCTCGATCGTCACCGTCTCCACCACTGCGCAGCTCGAGTCGGCCGTGAAGAACGCGGTCGCCGGCACGCTCATCCAGGTCCGCGGCGGCACGTACTACCCGACCGCCACCCTCAAGTCCACCGCCAGCGGCACCAGTTCCTCGCGCATCACGCTCCAGGCCCACGGCGGCGAGAAGGTGAAGATCGACGGCTCCAAGCTGCCCGCCGGCTCCTGGCTGGCCGGGATCTACGGCAGCTACTGGACCGTCCAGAACCTCACCTTCCAGACGTCCCCGGCCCAGGGCTTCGTCGTCACCTCCTCCACCGGCGGCGTCTTCAAGAACCTCGTCACCGCGAACAACGGCGACTCCGGGTTCACCCTGCGCGGCGACAACACGGTCGACAACCTCGTGCAGAACCTGGACAGTCACGGCAACTACGACGCCGCCGGGCACGGGCAGAACGCGGACGGCATCGCCGTCAAGTTCGGCTCAGGATCCGGCAACAGGATCACCGGGGCGCGGCTGTACGACAACTCGGACGACGGCCTCGATCTCTGGCAGTTCTCCACGCCCGTCACCATCGACCACAGCTGGGCCTTCGGCAACGGCAGGAACCGCTGGAGCGACTCGGCGTTCGAGGGCAACGGCAACGGGTTCAAGCTGGGCGGCGGGGGCGTGGCCGTCGCGCACGTCGTCAACAACAGCGCGGCGTGGGACAACACGCTCAACGGATTCACCGAGAACTCCAACAACGGCGCGATCATTCTGCACCGCGACACCGCGTACTCCAACGGGGAGGCGGGATTCTATTTCGCCACCGGCAAGGCGCGGCTCGCCCGGAATCTCGCGGCGGGCAACAAGGGCGGGCTGTCGAAGCTGGGTTCCTCCGCGGTATCCGCCGCGAACAACTGGGACAGCGGAGTGGCCACGCCCACGTTCCTTTCCACGAACGCGGGTTCCGCCTACGGGGCGCGGAAGTCGGACGGCTCGCTGCCGGCCACGACCTTTCTCACCACCGGCTCCACGACCATCGGTTCCACGATGAACTGA